The Dioscorea cayenensis subsp. rotundata cultivar TDr96_F1 chromosome 19, TDr96_F1_v2_PseudoChromosome.rev07_lg8_w22 25.fasta, whole genome shotgun sequence genome includes a window with the following:
- the LOC120249707 gene encoding LOW QUALITY PROTEIN: probable prolyl 4-hydroxylase 9 (The sequence of the model RefSeq protein was modified relative to this genomic sequence to represent the inferred CDS: deleted 1 base in 1 codon) produces the protein MSMVVLMKSGKARPLWSFPAVLIACAVLSFISGFFFASTLIVPDSSAGDPHRLRLTEMKLDRMPALPHGVTGEPRSSVIPFQILSWKPRAFYFPNFATAEQCEAIIQIAKLSLKPSTLALRKGETTDSTQGIRTSSGTFISASEDSTGTLDQIEQKIAKVTAIPREQGEAFNILRYEIGQRYASHYDAFSPAEYGPQKSQRIASFLLYLSDVEEGGETMFPFENGLNMDIEYDYEKCIGLKVKPRRGDGLLFYSLFTNLTIDPTSLHGSCPVIRGEKWVATKWIRDQIQY, from the exons ATGTCGATGGTCGTCTTGATGAAATCCGGCAAAGCCCGGCCGCTTTGGAGTTTCCCCGCCGTGCTCATCGCCTGCGCCGTCCTTTCTTTCATATCCGGCTTCTTCTTCGCCTCCACGCTTATCGTCCCG GACTCGTCCGCCGGCGACCCGCATCGGTTGAGGTTAACGGAGATGAAGCTAGATCGGATGCCGGCGTTGCCTCATGGCGTCACTGGTGAACCTCGCTCCTCCGTGATCCCTTTTCAG ATTTTGAGCTGG AAGCCTCGGGCATTTTACTTTCCTAATTTTGCCACCGCAGAACAATGTGAAGCTATAATACAAATTGCAAAATTAAGCCTTAAACCGTCCACATTAGCTTTACGAAAGGGAGAAACTACTGACAGTACTCAAGGAATAAGGACAAG CTCAGGTACATTTATCAGTGCATCAGAAGATTCAACTGGAACACTGGACCAGATTGAACAAAAGATTGCAAAGGTTACAGCCATTCCAAGAGAACAAGGGGAG GCATTCAACATTCTCCGATATGAGATTGGGCAGAGGTATGCTTCTCACTATGATGCGTTCAGCCCAGCTGAATATGGACCACAAAAAAGCCAAAGG ATAGCTTCTTTCTTATTGTACCTCTCAGATGTCGAGGAAGGGGGAGAAACAATGTTTCCTTTTGAG AATGGTTTGAACATGGACATTGAATATGATTATGAGAAGTGCATCGGTCTGAAGGTGAAGCCTCGCCGAGGAGATGgtcttttgttttattcattGTTCACAAATCTCACAATTGATCCA ACATCACTTCATGGGAGCTGTCCTGTGATCAGAGGTGAGAAATGGGTGGCAACTAAGTGGATCAGAGATCAAATTCAATACTAA